TATCATCTTGATTATTTTCATGTATATAGTATTTtaagtaaatattttatatatatatatatatatatgatgtTCCTTACTTTTAGacaaaatttaatattttatattgagGAAAGATCCTCTAgcacaaacaaattaatgcACATAGCAAATGAAGAATCCACTGAactagaaaatatttttcctagtttttctataaatcagtatgtgtttttttaaatattttcacATATAAAATTTCTTGTTTTAATTAAGTATTCTATATATGTATGcatgcatattttttttttttagaccCTCTACAACTATTAACAATAATGAAGAAGATCCAAGCTTAGTAAATACAATAAAACAAACATCAGAAGAATATATAGGAGATGGAAAAATTGATGAAAAAATTTGTGGAGAAAATGAATTTAACAAACAAATTTTCTTTAACGACTTATCCGTTAATGAGTATgcatttttttaagaatccacataaaattttttttatctaggatattatatacatatatgtaataatgttactttatttttagttataGTACGGATGTTAATAGTGGTGATGCACAATCATACAAAAGAAGTGGAAAGAAGAGAAATTACGAAGATATTGATGATTCAGATGATCAGGATATTGGAGAtcgtatatatatttctccaagaaaaaaatacacttataataaaaatggtgAAAATATGGTTTGTTCTGTTTcaaatattttcaaaatggAAATTAATTGCTTATCACGTGATGTAGTTccaaatttagaaaaattaagagatatattaaaaaatgaatacaaAGATACatataatgatttaaaaaaaaaattgaacatAATCATTTTGTCATTGAGAGACATAATAACTGAggaaatacaaaaaattaataattctgatctaaaagtaataaaaaattattatgatcAAAATATAGAGGGAATAAAATTagtcaaaaaaattaataattctaTTTTGTCATTTAGATATACAGTAAATCATGAATTTAATAGGATAGAAGAAATATTTGAAAGAATAAagcattttttaaaaattcttcaTGATTTAAACGATGAATATAAATTTCTACAGGACATATGTTATTTTAAATCACTTATTATAGATAATTCTATgcataataaattattttctccTTCATTTATTCTATCATTTGAAACTTTAAAGCgtatttttgaattattgAAATTCATGGATAAGTTAATAGAATGTATAGAAGAATCACTTAAAAACGGATTTATATTAGGGGATCGTGTTTATTTTTGCATTGTTCAAAGGATTATAACTCTTCTTAATGTACAGATAAATACAGTTATTAGAAATAATTTGGCCAAACTTGGTGAGTTTTTGAATTTATTGAATTTATCATATGAAGACTACGGTATAATAATacaaactattttttttttttttaaaaaagaaaacttaAAAACTAGGGAAAAATTAAAGCAATACTTAAATAAAccctataaaaaaaattccttaAAAGCGatttatgattttttattagagGAAGAAAAGTGTATTTTATGGTACTATAATGAAGCatctaaaatttttaatttgaatttatATGACAAAAATGAGAATGGTATATCCTTCaatgatttaataaataaagaaagtgctgcaaataatttattctcTCTTTATGAAACCCTTGTGAAATTGATTGGAGCTTCATTTATTAAGAAACAGTTATTcattattatgaaaatacgtaaatcattattaaatatgaattcattgaaaaaaaggaaaggTGTTTCATATGAaacaaaagaaattttaacaGAGGAATTACAATTGAAATTACTTTCTCAAATAGAAActgaaaaatgtaaaatgGAAAAAGTTAAGTTAAATATGGTAAATTTACGTTTATTTGCTAGTGTGAAATatgatatgaaaaatattcaaGCATCAAATGatctaaaaaataaaataaaggaaaTTATATCAGTTTTAAATTTCGttcataatataatatataaaaataaagaaagaaataatttCAATCATGAAGAAATGGATAATACAGAAAATATTTTGCTTGCATTATATTACGCCAACCAAAGGTTTATAAAGCTtacagaaaaagaaaaataataaaaatacatattaaaaaaaaatttttttttgcaaaaAAAAGGATTATTTAGTGaattcataaataaaaataatttttccatatatgatttattaattggctattttattacttttacagtattttaa
This genomic stretch from Plasmodium relictum strain SGS1 genome assembly, contig: PRELSG_00_v1_384, whole genome shotgun sequence harbors:
- a CDS encoding fam-j protein; amino-acid sequence: DYSTIQTEKESYRISLMGTKNVEHEDLVELQNILDEILNTSPDSREKSIDLSLEQDYSTIQTEKESYRISLMGTKNVEHEDLVELQNILDEILNTSPDSREESIDLSLEQDYSTIQTEKESYRISLMGTKNVEHEDLVELQNILDEILNTSPDSRTESIDLSLEQDYSTIHTEKESSRINLMGKKNVEHEDSYNLSNTFSDSQVTPNYLEKGFLELPLGDQSSTIKNAGIPSSTSNLMLTENKEHEKFVELETIPFNPPIEQQNLIFYIEERSSSTNKLMHIANEESTELENIFPSFSINQPSTTINNNEEDPSLVNTIKQTSEEYIGDGKIDEKICGENEFNKQIFFNDLSVNDYSTDVNSGDAQSYKRSGKKRNYEDIDDSDDQDIGDRIYISPRKKYTYNKNGENMVCSVSNIFKMEINCLSRDVVPNLEKLRDILKNEYKDTYNDLKKKLNIIILSLRDIITEEIQKINNSDLKVIKNYYDQNIEGIKLVKKINNSILSFRYTVNHEFNRIEEIFERIKHFLKILHDLNDEYKFLQDICYFKSLIIDNSMHNKLFSPSFILSFETLKRIFELLKFMDKLIECIEESLKNGFILGDRVYFCIVQRIITLLNVQINTVIRNNLAKLGEFLNLLNLSYEDYGIIIQTIFFFFKKENLKTREKLKQYLNKPYKKNSLKAIYDFLLEEEKCILWYYNEASKIFNLNLYDKNENGISFNDLINKESAANNLFSLYETLVKLIGASFIKKQLFIIMKIRKSLLNMNSLKKRKGVSYETKEILTEELQLKLLSQIETEKCKMEKVKLNMVNLRLFASVKYDMKNIQASNDLKNKIKEIISVLNFVHNIIYKNKERNNFNHEEMDNTENILLALYYANQRFIKLTEKEK